One Enterococcus silesiacus genomic window carries:
- a CDS encoding aromatic amino acid aminotransferase (catalyzes the transamination of the aromatic amino acid forming a ketoacid; first step in aromatic amino acid degradation in lactococci) — protein MDLTKRFNKRVDKIAVSMIRQFDEQVTDIEGIIKLTLGEPDFNTPEHVKTAAHDAIKANFSHYSGMSGLTDVREAATFFMKEKYGVSYQPASEVLVTVGATEAISASLLAILEPGDKVLMPAPIYPGYEPVITLAQAEPIYIDTTSNHFVLTPAMIEAAMLEHGDQVKAIILNYPSNPTGVTYNREEVKAIAAVLKNYPIFVISDEIYSELTYEDQHVSIAEFIPEQTILINGLSKSHAMTGWRIGFIFGPEKLIAEIIKVHQYLVTAASTISQKAAVRALVEGMNDAAVMKEEYRERRDFVYEQMTSFGFEVARPNGAFYIFAKIPKGYEQDSMKFCVALAHEQAVAIIPGVAFGKEAEGYVRISYAADLATLKEAMKRIGYYIKENS, from the coding sequence ATGGATTTAACAAAAAGATTTAACAAACGAGTAGATAAAATCGCTGTTTCGATGATTCGCCAATTCGACGAGCAAGTAACAGATATCGAAGGAATCATAAAATTAACGTTAGGAGAGCCAGATTTTAACACCCCGGAACATGTAAAAACAGCTGCTCATGATGCAATTAAAGCTAATTTTTCACATTATTCTGGTATGTCAGGTTTGACTGATGTTCGCGAAGCAGCCACATTTTTTATGAAAGAAAAATATGGTGTTAGCTATCAACCAGCTTCTGAAGTCTTAGTAACAGTAGGTGCAACCGAGGCAATTTCAGCAAGTTTATTAGCTATTTTGGAACCAGGTGATAAAGTCTTGATGCCGGCACCAATATACCCGGGGTACGAACCGGTAATAACGTTAGCTCAAGCAGAACCTATTTATATTGACACTACTTCAAACCATTTTGTTTTGACCCCTGCGATGATTGAAGCGGCAATGTTGGAGCATGGTGATCAAGTTAAAGCAATCATTCTAAATTATCCAAGTAATCCAACTGGGGTGACGTATAATCGTGAAGAAGTGAAAGCAATTGCAGCTGTACTGAAAAATTATCCGATTTTCGTAATCAGTGATGAGATATACAGTGAATTGACCTATGAAGATCAGCACGTATCAATTGCGGAGTTTATTCCAGAACAAACGATTTTGATCAATGGTTTATCAAAATCACACGCGATGACTGGTTGGCGGATTGGATTTATCTTTGGTCCTGAAAAATTGATTGCTGAAATAATCAAAGTACATCAATATTTAGTGACAGCAGCGTCCACCATTTCTCAAAAAGCTGCCGTTAGGGCATTAGTTGAGGGGATGAACGATGCGGCTGTGATGAAAGAAGAATATCGTGAGCGCCGAGATTTTGTTTATGAACAAATGACTTCTTTTGGCTTTGAAGTCGCTCGACCGAATGGCGCATTTTATATTTTTGCTAAAATTCCTAAAGGTTATGAACAAGATTCAATGAAGTTTTGTGTGGCGCTTGCGCATGAACAAGCAGTTGCAATTATTCCAGGAGTGGCATTCGGGAAAGAAGCGGAAGGATATGTCCGTATCAGCTATGCGGCAGATTTAGCTACTTTAAAAGAAGCGATGAAACGAATCGGTTATTATATCAAAGAAAACAGTTAA
- a CDS encoding phosphate ABC transporter substrate-binding protein, whose amino-acid sequence MKKRLLSAIVLSVGLLVAGCGNQGAATSDSSNKSKDSGANSTQPVKIVAVGSTAVQPLVDAAKDQFTADHPNYTISVQGGGSGTGLSQVSDGAVTIGNSDVFAEEKSGVDAAKLVDHRVAVVGMGPVVNKDIGVKNITKQELIDIFTGKTKNWQDLGGKDQEIAVINRPSGSGTRATFEKWGLDGATAIQSQEQDSSGTVRQIVAQTPGAISYLAFSYMDDSTVALSIDDVKPTEENVADNSWKIWSYEHMYTKGQPDDDVKAFLDFMLTDDVQEGVVKELGYLPMTAMKVERDVSGTITKK is encoded by the coding sequence ATGAAGAAACGTTTATTATCAGCAATTGTATTAAGTGTAGGACTTTTAGTCGCAGGATGCGGCAATCAAGGAGCCGCGACTAGTGATAGTAGTAATAAATCAAAAGATAGTGGTGCCAATAGCACTCAACCTGTTAAAATCGTAGCGGTAGGCTCAACGGCAGTACAGCCATTAGTGGATGCAGCGAAAGATCAATTTACAGCGGATCATCCAAATTATACGATTTCAGTACAAGGTGGCGGCAGCGGAACAGGACTTTCTCAAGTCTCCGATGGCGCTGTAACAATTGGTAATTCTGATGTTTTTGCCGAAGAAAAATCAGGTGTCGATGCGGCGAAACTGGTTGACCATCGTGTGGCAGTAGTTGGTATGGGGCCTGTTGTCAACAAAGACATCGGTGTGAAAAATATTACCAAACAAGAATTGATCGACATTTTTACTGGAAAGACCAAAAATTGGCAAGACTTAGGTGGTAAAGATCAAGAGATTGCTGTGATCAATCGTCCTAGCGGAAGTGGTACACGAGCAACCTTCGAAAAATGGGGTCTAGATGGGGCAACAGCTATCCAATCACAGGAGCAGGACTCTTCAGGAACAGTGCGCCAAATCGTTGCACAAACACCTGGAGCAATCAGTTATCTTGCTTTTTCATATATGGATGATTCAACAGTAGCCTTAAGCATTGATGATGTAAAACCAACTGAGGAAAATGTTGCAGATAATTCTTGGAAAATTTGGTCTTACGAACACATGTATACCAAAGGACAACCGGATGATGATGTTAAAGCGTTTTTAGATTTTATGCTGACAGATGATGTACAAGAAGGCGTTGTGAAAGAGTTGGGTTACTTACCAATGACCGCGATGAAAGTTGAAAGAGACGTTTCTGGAACAATCACTAAAAAATAA
- a CDS encoding histidinol-phosphate aminotransferase (catalyzes the formation of L-histidinol phosphate from imidazole-acetol phosphate and glutamate in histidine biosynthesis) — protein sequence MKGIRKITPYVPGEQPNYSDMIKLNTNENPYPPSQKVAEVLRNFDVGQLKRYSSIDTLSLKKALGVKHNLSPDHFLIGNGSDEVLAFCFLAFFNSPDPILFPDITYGFYKVWADLFQIPFKEIPLNNQFELVEEDYKQLNGGIIIANPNAPTGLFKPLAEIERILKENQEVIVIIDEAYIDFADQSAVTLLDSYPNLIIIRTFSKSNSLAGLRVGYAIGNPPYIQIAASIKSSFNPYSVDRLAEKLATAAVEDEEYYVGITRKICETREWFAKKIENSGFSSLFSKTNFVLMTHPDLKIKKLYDYLETQNVFVRYFPEIQRLNNYLRISIGTQEEMEQVYQLLSSYLDRNKA from the coding sequence ATGAAAGGTATTCGAAAGATTACACCTTATGTTCCGGGAGAACAGCCAAATTATTCGGATATGATCAAGTTAAATACTAATGAAAATCCCTATCCACCGTCCCAAAAAGTCGCCGAGGTATTAAGAAATTTCGATGTTGGGCAATTAAAACGTTACAGCTCCATTGATACCCTCTCTTTAAAAAAAGCTTTAGGAGTGAAGCACAACTTATCTCCTGATCATTTCTTAATCGGTAACGGTTCAGATGAAGTCTTAGCTTTTTGTTTCCTCGCTTTTTTCAATAGTCCTGATCCAATTTTATTTCCAGATATTACGTATGGATTTTATAAAGTTTGGGCTGATTTATTTCAAATTCCATTTAAAGAGATACCGTTAAACAATCAGTTCGAACTAGTTGAAGAAGACTACAAACAGCTAAACGGCGGTATAATCATAGCTAATCCCAATGCACCTACAGGTTTATTCAAACCTCTTGCAGAAATCGAACGTATACTAAAAGAAAATCAAGAAGTTATTGTAATCATCGATGAAGCTTATATTGATTTTGCCGATCAATCTGCTGTCACACTTTTAGATAGTTACCCAAACCTGATCATTATACGAACATTTTCAAAATCAAATTCTTTAGCAGGTTTAAGAGTTGGTTATGCCATTGGCAATCCACCCTATATTCAAATTGCAGCAAGTATTAAGTCATCCTTCAATCCCTATTCTGTTGATAGGTTGGCTGAAAAATTAGCGACTGCTGCCGTTGAAGATGAAGAGTATTACGTAGGAATCACTAGAAAAATTTGTGAAACAAGAGAATGGTTTGCAAAAAAAATTGAGAACTCAGGTTTTTCTTCATTGTTTTCAAAAACAAATTTTGTATTGATGACCCATCCAGATTTAAAAATCAAAAAGCTGTATGATTATTTAGAAACACAGAATGTCTTTGTCCGTTATTTTCCAGAAATCCAACGTTTGAACAATTACTTACGCATTTCGATCGGGACACAAGAAGAAATGGAACAGGTGTATCAATTGCTAAGTAGCTATTTAGACAGGAATAAAGCGTAA
- a CDS encoding PAS domain-containing sensor histidine kinase — protein sequence MKKRQRFEYWIVGIVMFGLFVGSIFLTNYFFKKELLSQQEEYLQKKGTLILDQLSPDLFLTQHFSEQEKKLIEHYSTDKNERLTLMNGKGTIFYDSIDPTLHDSRNNRPEIKAILSGADFGSALRKSTTLKEELLYLALPVDKDGQLVGILRMSEETTQFSNSIQSFKRYILFTLGLLFLIITAFVFLLLHQKNEPLVTVLPVLKKIVKYPDEARSIIQDSPEWNELYQTVNLLSQQMSQTYLAYTSTEEQFHALLDELMIGVFIIDVDGKLQLINPKMVDILMIAEKDAGKEYFEVINEPALIHLIHQVITEKSSIHQEIKLTDSLNETILDMSLRFIEEDGNDYQVLGIAYDLTRVRQLEKMQKDFVSNVSHELKTPVTSLLGFTETLLDGAKDDPETLSQFLEIMQKDALRLQQLIQEILQLSRDGKNISYDDQEVVLLPFTQELLRSYRKTIKEKQLTIKILGDETTTYTTKYELFYPIVKNLIENAIQYSKSDGIITIDFGYAETFFFEVKDLGIGISLEDQERIFERFYRVDKARSRHSGGTGLGLSIVHNYTELLGGTVTIDSHLGLGSTFTVKLPKN from the coding sequence ATGAAAAAACGGCAACGTTTTGAATATTGGATCGTCGGAATCGTGATGTTTGGCCTGTTTGTCGGCAGTATTTTTTTAACAAATTATTTTTTCAAAAAAGAATTATTATCACAGCAAGAAGAGTACTTACAAAAAAAGGGAACCTTGATTCTCGATCAGCTCTCACCCGACTTGTTTTTAACGCAACACTTTTCAGAGCAAGAAAAAAAGCTCATTGAGCATTATTCAACAGACAAAAATGAGCGGTTGACGTTAATGAACGGGAAAGGAACGATTTTCTATGATAGTATCGATCCAACACTGCATGACTCAAGAAATAACAGACCTGAAATAAAAGCGATTCTTTCAGGGGCTGATTTTGGTTCTGCTTTGAGAAAAAGTACGACTTTAAAAGAAGAATTGCTCTATTTAGCTTTGCCAGTTGATAAAGACGGACAACTGGTCGGTATCTTACGCATGTCAGAAGAAACAACACAGTTTTCCAATAGTATCCAATCATTCAAACGATATATTTTATTCACTCTCGGGCTGTTATTTTTGATTATTACAGCATTTGTTTTTCTACTGCTGCATCAAAAAAACGAACCGCTCGTGACTGTCCTACCCGTATTAAAAAAAATCGTGAAATATCCGGATGAAGCCCGCTCGATCATTCAAGATTCTCCTGAATGGAACGAACTGTATCAAACAGTCAATCTTTTGAGCCAGCAAATGAGTCAAACGTATTTAGCTTATACCTCCACTGAAGAGCAATTTCATGCTTTATTGGATGAATTGATGATCGGTGTGTTTATTATTGATGTGGACGGCAAATTGCAACTGATCAATCCTAAAATGGTGGATATTTTAATGATCGCTGAAAAGGATGCTGGTAAAGAGTATTTTGAGGTGATTAATGAACCCGCTCTGATCCATTTGATTCATCAAGTCATCACTGAAAAAAGTTCGATACATCAAGAAATCAAGTTGACTGATTCATTGAATGAAACTATTTTAGATATGTCTTTAAGATTTATAGAAGAAGATGGCAATGACTATCAAGTTCTTGGAATCGCTTATGACTTGACTCGTGTCAGACAGTTGGAAAAAATGCAAAAAGATTTTGTTAGTAACGTTTCGCATGAATTAAAAACACCTGTTACCTCTCTGTTAGGCTTTACGGAAACTTTATTAGATGGAGCGAAAGATGACCCTGAAACACTATCGCAATTTCTAGAAATCATGCAAAAAGATGCGTTGCGTCTGCAACAACTGATTCAAGAAATTTTGCAGCTTTCTCGGGATGGCAAAAATATCTCTTATGATGATCAAGAAGTTGTTTTACTTCCTTTTACACAAGAGCTGCTACGCTCGTATCGCAAGACAATCAAAGAAAAACAGCTCACGATCAAAATTCTTGGCGATGAAACAACAACTTATACGACCAAATATGAACTGTTCTATCCAATCGTTAAAAATTTGATTGAAAATGCGATTCAATATTCTAAATCAGATGGAATAATTACAATCGATTTTGGTTATGCTGAGACCTTCTTTTTTGAAGTGAAAGATTTAGGCATCGGTATTAGCTTAGAAGACCAGGAACGGATTTTTGAACGCTTCTATCGGGTTGATAAAGCGCGTAGTCGTCATTCTGGTGGGACTGGTTTGGGCTTATCGATCGTACACAATTATACGGAATTATTAGGTGGAACGGTAACGATCGATAGTCATTTAGGTCTCGGATCAACTTTTACAGTGAAGCTACCAAAAAATTAG